The region TAACTGCTTAAGTTCTCAATTTCTGCGATGAAAACTATCAGAGTTCTGGAAAAAACAGACGCGATCGCTAAAATTGCTGTATCTGGCAAATTATAGCCGTTCTTAAACGAAAGCAACACACCTGTAGGGTGCGTTAGCGCAAAGCTGACGCACCTTTCTCCGTAGTTAGTCTCCAGTTAGGTAAAATAAGGTAACATATAATACAATTATTTTTATTGGTAGAGCGTAAAATTACCCCAAAACAGTGCATAAACTCGGTTAAAGATTAGTAAAATATATTACAAATAATAAAAAGGTAAAAAATACACAATTTGAATTGAGGATTATGGGATACTCTGGAACACTAGAAAATAGCTATATGTAGTCGGATAGAAATCAAAGAGCATGAAGCTGGCAGCAAGAGTTGAGAAAGTTCAGCCTTCCCTAACGTTAGCGATCGCCGCCAAAGCGAAGGCGATGAAGGCAACGGGAATTGATGTGTGTAGTTTCAGCACTGGTGAACCGGATTTCGATACGCCAGAGCATATCAAAGCTGCTGCCAAGCAGGCTCTGGATGAAGGAAAGACCAAGTATGGCCCAGCCGCTGGGGAGCCGAAGTTGCGGGAAGCGATCGCTCACAAGCTGAAAACAGAAAATCATCTCGCTTACAGTGCGGATAACGTCATAGTCACCAATGGCGGTAAGCATTCTCTGTTCAACCTCATCCTGGCGCTGATCGACCCTGGCGAAGAGGTAATCATTCCCGCGCCGTATTGGTTGAGTTATCCGGAAATGGTGAGATTGGCAAGTGGCGAGCCGATAATCGTACCTACGGATGAGAAAAATAACTACAAAATTACGCCAGAACAACTGCGGCAGGCGATAACGCCGAAAACGCGCCTATTTATCCTCAATTCGCCTTCTAATCCCACAGGTGTGGTATATACGCCAGATGAAATTAAGGCGTTGGCGGAAGTGGTGGTGGAAAAAGATATTTGGGTTGTTTCTGACGAAATTTACGAGAAAATTATTTACGATGGAGCCGAACACCTCAGCATCGGTGCAGTTAGTCCCCAAGCTTTCGATCGCACCCTGATCAGCAACGGATTCGCCAAAGGTTATTCCATGACCGGTTGGCGGATCGGTTATTTAGCTGGCCCAGTTGAGATAATTAAAGCAGCCAGTACCATCCAAGGTCACAGTACCTCGAATGTTTGTACCTTTGCACAATACGGTGCGATCGCAGCTTTAACAAGTCCGCAAGATTGTGTAGAAGAAATGCGCCAAGCATTTGCCAAGCGGCGTCAGGTGATGTTGGAACGCCTTCGCGCTATCCCCGGTTTGAGTTGTCCCACACCCGATGGTGCTTTTTACTTGTTTATTAATATCAGTAAAACAGGCTTGACTTCTCTGGAATTTTGTGATGCGCTCCTAGAAAATCAGCAAGTTGCTGCTATTCCGGGTATTGCGTTTGGGGCAGATGATTGTATTCGCCTGTCTTACGCCACTGACATGAGTACGATCGAAAAAGGTATGGAACGGTTGGATAAATTTGTGCGATCGCGAATATAACATTTTGCCACCGCA is a window of Aerosakkonema funiforme FACHB-1375 DNA encoding:
- a CDS encoding pyridoxal phosphate-dependent aminotransferase codes for the protein MKLAARVEKVQPSLTLAIAAKAKAMKATGIDVCSFSTGEPDFDTPEHIKAAAKQALDEGKTKYGPAAGEPKLREAIAHKLKTENHLAYSADNVIVTNGGKHSLFNLILALIDPGEEVIIPAPYWLSYPEMVRLASGEPIIVPTDEKNNYKITPEQLRQAITPKTRLFILNSPSNPTGVVYTPDEIKALAEVVVEKDIWVVSDEIYEKIIYDGAEHLSIGAVSPQAFDRTLISNGFAKGYSMTGWRIGYLAGPVEIIKAASTIQGHSTSNVCTFAQYGAIAALTSPQDCVEEMRQAFAKRRQVMLERLRAIPGLSCPTPDGAFYLFINISKTGLTSLEFCDALLENQQVAAIPGIAFGADDCIRLSYATDMSTIEKGMERLDKFVRSRI